In Myxococcota bacterium, the sequence TCTGGCTGGAGCGCTCGGGCCACGTGCTGCCGGTCGATTTCGAGCGCGCGCTGCTGGCGGAGAAAGTCGTCGGATTCCTGGCCCGTCTCGAAAAGCGCTGAGCGTGTCCCTGGCGGTTGACGGCTCATGCGCCCCTGGGGAATCCTACGCCGCGAACCAAAAACAGGTTCCGGGGGCGAGTGAGCACAACATGGCGGAAATTCCCGCGGCCGCGGTCAAGCGGTTGCTCGTGAAGCACGGTGGAGAGCTGAGAACGTCCGGGCCGGCCGTCGAGCTGGCGGTCGCAGCCGCGGAGGAGTACATCGCGCGCCTCGCTCAGGAGGCCGGCAACTCCGCGCAGCGCGAGAAGCGCAAGACGATCATGGACGACGACATCAAGAAGGCGCGTCAGGTCGTCGGCTAAAGCGTCGGGTGCGCGCCCCGCGCGCGCAGAGCCAGATCTTCGATGACCCGGATCCAGCGCGC encodes:
- a CDS encoding histone-like protein; the encoded protein is MSLAVDGSCAPGESYAANQKQVPGASEHNMAEIPAAAVKRLLVKHGGELRTSGPAVELAVAAAEEYIARLAQEAGNSAQREKRKTIMDDDIKKARQVVG